From Hylaeus volcanicus isolate JK05 chromosome 2, UHH_iyHylVolc1.0_haploid, whole genome shotgun sequence, the proteins below share one genomic window:
- the LOC128872429 gene encoding claspin-like, with amino-acid sequence MTENCDVNYPNGDEESDLDTKMKETKVDSAAADPSDKLQNKSLEMNDINSDADTNVFNKSVKEIDKDPVHGNELEHNNIFKKFSSIVDSDSEEEDTFISKPKRKNPVYNSSEDETSDFNKSTKSNTHSNKKTITAIFVNRDSDETCDYINATDNREEVSNGKMGTNSVQDRFRSLIDSESEDENERQLHPAESGKQAKQKGNRESKTRKVSLRAAKDEAMKQIQSETQRLIRETEISLPYHKPRQRTLQEFLTRKKVLSVLPKAPTMAAKLKMSSAIVDKVLKEKEKEAEIFYKSSDSEEEVTENHSLPDKENTNKGSTQELKKDNASRKLFVDDNLFTDNKEENSNASITQEMNEILIETKDIESNKSITHDEMNRIGNNLISDSYYEINDNLDTRITNPVEEIKMTEVDNLPEKEDIEDKNKNDEKITMKSIDQGENDQANNLKTANESSDASTSNSISDYANIVKQSLGIVTEESDDYNEYGLPPPKLDISPDISGKKLLPNVQSLKPKIRGSPGIMIDLTNDIKPNKKGVNALIDRFMSKHSKTNKQTKNEQDVSVIQVKQSSNGLSITKEILPYKLSNLENEDPKMNKPGAKLKRLKEELKQKMALKRDEEWKQKEQEMKEQEIEWNESINEEDDFNVPYSPSIESYKSKAEEEDEDEEEDEDELEEDDVMKEKKRSKCDFIDSEAEVSDDEENDRDEIIEEDEDENLEDDGKECERLILEEDSSTCDSINASSKHKTFKRITGPFEDDSRSSSAENDMDAVNEDKNTSFLQLASVDMFNEAASDNESDIPVSQGHVGTSSEYQASQTPQSKINSFNFVSPLTQLTALNTRLESEKGVNVQEESLVNESNGILLGSTQVEESFQSSQHFKKEVTLQRKLFLDQTVMLDDELLELCSGRFTQDKGNLNLTKEPEVTESQLLELCSGTFTTQVNNAENLNVSKSMEKGSSSIETNTQNEEQSEKNRMFWNKLSIVSSDEEDEIEKEIGKSSKRKVKKLDLSDNEDEMGSSVSSDEEPEDDNDKYVDYDSEENEVIVPAKNIKQYAANFLEEEAELSESDCDVSADENEEDLDKLELEEGDNEEIDEAEMKNQLGKLHMRQVLDDDQKEVNMLKELLFEDGDLFGESVRERKLKWKNIDKQDGNDDFTPSEDKDGWVDLSDEEDEVKWRKQRYEREKFLAEKGNEKNEFEDVLGDSEIFKFGLKILKKKRIDESQTQNTLVETQHSSRGSRIPHTIAEMLKCSNLEGGTSVLRSVMKKRSFLARGEESLARLAVVAKQKDMHASSVNQKNFVFTYIDPSTDTKDETSTIKPNADRSKARKKRDVL; translated from the exons atgaCTGAAAATTGTGACGTTAACTATCCAAATGGTGACGAGGAATCTGACTTAGATaccaaaatgaaagaaacaaaagtggATAGTGCGGCAGCAGATCCTTCAGACAAATTGCAAAACAAATCCTTAGAAATGAATGACATTAACAGCGATGCTGACaccaatgtttttaataaatccgTAAAAGAAATTGACAAAGATCCTGTGCATGGAAATGAACTGGAGcacaacaatattttcaaaaagttttcAAGTATAGTAGACAGCGACTCTGAAGAAGaggatacatttatttcaaagccAAAAAGGAAGAATCCTGTTTACAATAGTTCAGAAGATGAAACCTCTGATTTCAACAAAAGTACTAAGTCTAATACACATTCTAATAAGAAAACTATTACTGCGATATTTGTTAATAGGGATTCTGATGAAACTTGTGATTATATTAATGCTACTGATAACAGAGAAGAAGtttcaaatggaaaaatgGGTACAAATAGT GTGCAAGATAGATTTAGAAGCCTAATAGATTCGGAATCGgaagatgaaaatgaaagacaATTGCATCCAGCAGAAAGCGGCAAACAGGCAAAGCAGAAAGGAAATCGCGAATCCAAGACAAGAAAA GTTTCGTTGAGAGCTGCGAAAGATGAAGCCATGAAACAAATACAAAGCGAGACGCAGCGTTTGATTAGAGAAACAGAGATTTCTCTTCCCTACCACAAGCCAAGACAACGAACGTTGCAAGAATTTTTGACTAGAAAGAAGGTATTATCTGTTCTTCCAAAAGCTCCTACAATGGCagcgaaattgaaaatgtcttCCGCTATTGTCGA CAAAGtcctgaaagagaaagagaaagaagctgaaatattttacaagtcTTCGGATTCAGAAGAAGAAGTAACGGAAAATCATTCTTTGCCGGACAaagaaaacacaaataaaGGAAGTACACAAGAACTTAAGAAAGATAATGCATCGAGGAAGTTATTCGTCGATGATAATTTGTTTACTgataataaagaagaaaatagcAATGCTTCTATAACACAGgaaatgaacgaaattttaatcgaaacaaaagaTATCGAAAGTAACAAGTCGATCACACACGATGAAATGAATAGAATAGGAAATAACTTAATATCAGATTCTTATTACGAAATTAATGACAACCTTGACACAAGAATAACAAATCCAGTTGAAGAGATTAAGATGACCGAAGTAGACAATTTACCAGAAAAGGAAGAtatcgaagataaaaataaaaacgacgaaaaaaTTACGATGAAAAGTATCGATCAAGGCGAAAACGATCAagcaaataatttgaaaactgCTAACGAATCCTCCGATGCATCCACTTCGAACTCTATCAGTGATTATGCgaatattgtaaaacaatCCTTAGGAATAGTTACAGAGGAGTCAGACGACTACAACGAATACGGTTTACCTCCACCTAAATTAGACATCTCTCCAGATATCAgtggaaagaaattgttacCGAACGTGCAAAGTTTGAAGCCTAAAATCAGGGGCTCGCCAGGTATAATGATCGATTTAACGAATGATATTAAACCTAACAAGAAAGGAGTAAACGCTTTGATAGATCGGTTTATGTCGAAACATTCCAAGACTAATAAACAAACCAAAAACGAACAGGATGTTAGTGTAATACAAGTTAAACAATCTTCGAATGGCCTGTCGATAACCAAAGAAATACTTCCCTACAAATTATCCAATCTAGAAAACGAAGATCCCAAGATGAACAAACCTGGAGCGAAGTTGAAACGCTTGAAGGAGGAATTGAAGCAAAAGATGGCATTGAAGCGCGACGAGGAATGGAAACAGAAAGAACAGGAGATGAAGGAGCAAGAAATCGAGTGGAACGAGTCCATCAACGAGGAAGATGATTTCAACGTACCATATTCTCCAAGCATAGAATCATACAAAAGTAAAGCAGAGGAGGAAGATGAGGATGAGGAAGAGGATGAGGATGAATTAGAAGAAGACGATGTGAtgaaagagaagaagagaagcAAATGTGACTTCATAGACTCCGAAGCTGAAGTCAGCGATGATGAAGAAAACGACAGGGATGAAATTatagaagaagatgaagacgAAAACTTGGAAGATGATGGAAAGGAATGCGAAAGACTAATTTTAGAAGAAGATAGCAGTACTTGCGATAGTATTAATGCATCTTCCAAACATAAAACGTTTAAACGAATCACGGGACCCTTTGAAGATGATTCGAGGTCTTCGAGTGCGGAGAACGATATGGACGCGGTAAATGAAGATAAAAACACTTCCTTTTTGCAACTAGCAAGCGTAGACATGTTCAACGAAGCTGCTAGCGACAATGAAAGCGATATTCCTGTGTCTCAAGGGCATGTTGGAACCAGTTCAGAATATCAAGCGAGTCAAACACCCCAGAGTAAGATTAACAGCTTCAATTTCGTTTCTCCCTTGACGCAATTGACAGCGTTGAATACTCGCTTGGAGTCTGAAAAAGGGGTGAATGTACAAGAAGAATCGCTTGTTAACGAATCTAATGGAATTCTCTTGGGAAGTACGCAGGTCGAAGAATCGTTCCAGTCATCGCAGCACTTTAAAAAGGAAGTAACGTTGCAGCGGAAGCTGTTCCTCGATCAAACTGTTATGTTAGATGACGAGCTTCTGGAGTTATGCTCTGGTAGGTTCACGCAGGACAAGGGTAATCTTAATTTAACCAAGGAGCCTGAGGTGACCGAATCGCAACTGTTGGAACTATGTTCAGGGACGTTTACTACTCAAGTAAACAACgctgaaaatttaaatgtatcaaaGTCAATGGAAAAAGGTTCATCATCGATTGAGACAAATACACAAAACGAAGAGCAATCGgagaaaaatagaatgttTTGGAATAAACTGAGCATTGTTTCCTCTGATGAAGAAGACGAGATAGAGAAGGAAATCGGCAAGTCGTCAAAGAGGAAAGTGAAGAAATTGGACCTTTCTGATAATGAGGATGAGATGGGCTCTTCTGTATCCAGTGATGAGGAACCAGAAGATGATAATGATAAATACGTCGACTATGACTCTGAAGAGAATGAAGTAATAGTTCCTGCAAAGAACATAAAGCAATACGCTGCTAATTTTTTGGAGGAGGAAGCTGAGCTCAGTGAAAGCGACTGTGATGTCTCTGCAGATGAAAACGAAGAGGATTTGGATAAATTGGAATTGGAAGAAGGAGACAATGAAGAAATCGATGAGGCAGAGATGAAGAATCAGTTGGGGAAGCTTCATATGAGGCAAGTATTGGATGATGATCAGAAGGAAGTGAATATGCTCAAGGAATTGCTGTTCGAAGATGGGGATTTGTTTGGAGAGAGTGTCAGAGAGCGGAAACTAAAATGGAAGAATATAG ATAAACAGGATGGTAACGATGACTTCACACCATCAGAGGATAAGGATGGTTGGGTGGACTTATCGGATGAAGAGGATGAAGTAAAGTGGCGTAAACAGAGATATGAAAGAGAGAAATTCCTGGCAGAAAAg GGGAACGAAAAGAACGAGTTCGAGGACGTCTTAGGTGACAgtgagatatttaaatttggcTTGAAGATTCTGAAGAAGAAGCGAATCGACGAGTCTCAAACGCAAAACACGTTGGTGGAGACGCAACATTCCTCGAGAGGATCAAGAATACCTCACACTATAGCCGAAATGTTGAAATGTTCGAATTTAGAAGGCGGTACAAGTGTGCTACGA aGTGTTATGAAGAAACGTTCCTTTCTCGCCAGAGGAGAGGAATCGCTGGCGCGTTTGGCTGTCGTGGCGAAACAAAAGGATATGCATGCGTCATCCGTCAAccaaaaaaattttgtctttacCTACATCGATCCGTCCACTGATACAAAAGACGAAACGTCTACTATTAAACCAAACGCTGATCGCTCTAAAGCGAGAAAAAAACGTGATGTACTTTAA
- the LOC128872433 gene encoding uncharacterized protein LOC128872433, producing the protein MPVCGVLRSVLSVSFSAIVIFLLQNFNVLKVQASLPPGAEDEIIVIEHLPGRRVHLQDFFWTDAEDAPSWIDLNRAFHDTRTILRTVTLYLPVEEENYEPHQSEPHTPQCTTCIEPTPTLDDREDKNIGILVGDDPGPRYWLLTVLRAGETVPPNIELKLARLYRTAFSRHQKHHLGLLQTIPLVQRDIGKRMLVKSKVSPNNHPTSKKQVLNDIEELKENKHLDLHLLNYSAEETVQVRMQNTSVTESGSTRLIYSVHLGGKPVPAEIAAKDMALLSPQEVALELGAPVLIQSEPYIKESRPLALSRKRDAWLLVGAASAGFVLLAFVLAVLIFTTRKKRSHGAVTAPPNHGLLKKRQYYVPKLAGSSNTALSTPEMEIKTNDSEKHTLESVQRSPISPQTHDSFTGDIYKVSSEKDDETKRRMGEASTWEHSSKKRRLTHGKISRTNAIDVPRPSNSINTIDNSKTLESLETSYTRQEAIEEATASPHSYLSMPSCKQFPKLKSVEPLSKVLEPVMVNHLDIDSPDLPRRDNNDNDTGFSRSLSTTKDPGVVGPIVWNLQKQILSTEDTSETDDPNYMTSKTPVGRARRRLNELLEDSFSLFGTRDPKSEIQSCTPRPASAMYTPDVLTIFSKTKGRSSHISSASSPTMEIKSSLDTLLAEKHFEGNIMENSHSVPIQSHSTWGTRPLSAGPFHRPNLPSINKKSILLDCQLPQEDPAVPLIASIKKELKKFSSQ; encoded by the exons aggatgaaataattgtaatcgaGCACCTGCCAGGACGTCGAGTGCATCTGCAAGATTTCTTTTGGACAGATGCTGAAGATGCTCCATCGTGGATAGATTTAAACCGTGCATTTCATGATACCAGGACAATTCTTCGCACAGTTACGCTCTACTTGCCTGTGGAGGAGGAGAACTATGAACCCCATCAATCCGAACCTCATACACCACAATGTACCACTTGTATCGAACCAACTCCTACATTGGATGATAGAGaggataaaaatattggcaTCTTAGTTGGGGATGATCCTGGACCAAG ATACTGGTTGCTAACAGTTCTTCGCGCTGGTGAAACTGTACCGCCTAACATCGAGTTAAAATTAGCGCGTTTATATCGAACTGCATTCTCAAGACATCAGAAACATCACCTGGGTCTTTTACAGACGATTCCGCTAGTTCAAAGAGACATAGGAAAACGAATGCTCGTTAAAAGCAAG GTTTCTCCCAACAATCATCCAACATCCAAAAAGCAAGTGTTGAATGACATCGAAGAgttgaaagaaaacaaacatttgGATTTGCACTTACTCAATTATTCTGCAGAGGAGACTGTTCAAGTTAGAATGCAAAATACAAGTGTGACCGAAAGTGGCTCCACAAGGTTGATTTACTCCGTCCACTTGGGTGGAAAACCTGTACCTGCTGAAATAGCTGCCAAAGACATGGCTCTTTTGTCGCCTCAGGAAGTTGCGCTAGAACTTGGTGCGCCAGTCCTTATTCAGAGTGAAC CATATATAAAAGAATCTCGACCATTGGCACTGTCAAGAAAAAGAGATGCATGGCTGCTGGTTGGTGCAGCAAGTGCTGGCTTTGTTCTTTTGGCCTTTGTTCTTGcggtattaatttttactacgagaaagaaaagatcACACGGTGCAGTAACTGCACCACCAAACCATGGTCTTCTAAAGAAAAGACAATATTATGTACCGAAATTAGCTGGTTCGAGCAACACTGCTTTATCGACACCAGAAATGGAAATTAAG acgAACGATAGCGAGAAACACACTTTGGAAAGTGTGCAGAGATCTCCGATTAGTCCTCAAACTCATGACAGTTTTACTGGAGACATTTACAAAGTTTCAAGCGAGAAGGatgatgaaacaaaaagaagaatggGAGAAGCAAGTACTTGGGAGCACTCTTCTAAAAAGAGAAG ATTGACGCACGGAAAGATTTCAAGGACAAATGCTATAGATGTGCCCAGACCTTCCAATTCAATCAACACGATAGATAATTCAAAAACTCTTGAATCTTTGGAAACCAGTTACACGAGACAAGAAGCCATAGAAGAAGCTACCGCTTCACCACATTCTTACCTTTCCATGCCATCTTGTAAACAGTTCCCCAAGTTGAAAAGCGTTGAACCTTTGTCTAAAGTTTTAGAACCTGTCATG gTCAATCATTTAGACATTGATTCTCCAGATCTACCTAGACGAGACAATAATGACAATGATACGGGTTTTTCGAGAAGTTTAAGCACTACCAAGGATCCTGGAGTTGTTGGTCCTATAGTTTGGAACCTTCAAAAACAGATATTATCTACGGAAG ATACATCGGAAACCGATGATCCAAATTACATGACATCGAAAACACCTGTTGGTCGAGCAAGAAGAAGGCTCAACGAACTCTTAGAAGATTCCTTCAGTCTCTTCGGAACTCGAGATCCAAAATCAGAAATACAATCGTGTACACCGCGACCAGCTTCTGCTATGTATACACCAGATGTTCTTACAATCTTTTCAAAGACCAAAGGAAGGTCTTCCCATATtag CTCTGCATCCTCGCCAACAATGGAAATTAAGTCAAGTCTTGATACGCTATTGGCAGAAAAGCACTTCGAGGGAAACATTATGGAAAATAGTCATTCGGTGCCGATTCAATCTCACAGCACTTGGGGTACCAGACCGTTGAGTGCTGGTCCATTTCACAGACCTAATCTACcgagtataaataaaaaatccataCTGTTAGACTGTCAACTTCCACAAGAAGATCCTGCGGTTCCATTAATTGCTTCGATTAAGAAAGAACTTAAAAAATTTTCGTCTCAATAA
- the LOC128872437 gene encoding venom allergen 3-like, with the protein MASMKVILVAAIVCLAMPSEAIDCSNNRCTREGRTQTLCLYPNPNPAPACGKVQSTGFTNSEKDEIVNKHNELRQFVARGAEHRGNPGPQPAASNMKIMSWDDELATVAQRWANQCNFGHDSCRSVERFVVGQNVASTSTTGQQNSKPSDLIMMWYNEVEKMDNRLVDKLTNINDVGHYTQLVWADSYKIGCGKIIYQDGQWNTYYLVCNYGPAGNYINSPIYQRRN; encoded by the exons ATGGCATCCATGAAGGTCATCCTCGTCGCTGCAATTGTGTGTTTGGCGATGCCAAGCGAAGCTATCGACTGCAGCAATAACAGATGCACGCGCGAAGGCCGAACACAAACTTTGTGCTTGTATCCG AACCCGAATCCAGCACCAGCGTGTGGCAAGGTCCAGAGCACAGGCTTCACTAACAGCGAAAAGGATGAAATCGTTAACAAGCATAACGAGCTTAGGCAGTTCGTGGCCAGGGGTGCAGAACACAGAGGCAACCCAGGACCACAACCTGCAGCGTCGAACATGAAGATTATG TCTTGGGACGACGAATTGGCCACGGTAGCCCAGAGGTGGGCTAATCAATGCAACTTCGGACACGACTCGTGCAGGAGTGTCG AACGTTTCGTAGTCGGACAGAACGTGGCGTCTACCTCGACTACTGGACAACAAAACTCCAAACCGTCGGACTTGATAATGATGTGGTACAACGAAGTGGAAAAGATGGATAATCGCCTGGTGGACAAATTGAC GAACATTAACGACGTGGGTCACTACACTCAATTAGTCTGGGCCGACTCGTATAAGATCGGTTGCGGTAAGATCATCTACCAGGATGGTCAATGGAATACGTACTACCTGGTGTGCAACTACGGTCCAGCTGGCAATTATATCAATTCTCCGATCTACCAAAGAAGAAACTGA